The DNA window CCCACTTTTTCCTTTGGATTTCTCGttctctgcctccccctcagaACTTCCCTCAAGATTGTCAAATACATAATGTCTAAAGATATTAAACAAAGTTGCAGTGTGAACAGCTTACATACTGTCTCATAGAAATCCAGGATAACATTCATCAACCAAGTAGAGTTGTTCTCCAAGCACAGACCAACAGTTGAGAGCCTGTTTACAAAGTGAATGAAGGAGCTTATCAGGTCAAGTTGGGTGGTGTTCCTGCAACAAGATAAGATAGATATCAGCTTTAGCATCTAGCAGGAAGGGAATGGTTGTGCCCACGTGAGCTGCATTCTTGCTTGATTGCCTGTGTTCTAGAGGTGTACCACTTTGTAAAGATTATACTTACAACACATCAACGTTTGATTCTGTTGCTATGTCTGCTTGCTTGTGGCAATTCAGCACGTTCAGTAACAGTTCCCTTAGGCTTTCAAGAACTTCATACTAAggaacagcaaaaaacaaaaaaaggcatcCACTGTATTTCAGATTTGGGGGAGGTCCATACCAGCAGTACTGCAGTAATATGCTTGAAAAGGTTTTTTAAGCCCAGGTTATCCATACACACAAGTTTAAGAATTCTCCTAGGGTACTTCAGTAGCCTGCAGTTGTGATGTTAGCcccaagagagagaggagataaaaacaaagaaaaattatAGGAAACGTGCATACTTCCAGCTgaaggaagaaaagcagcaaccattcttcttgttctcttgttgTATTTGTAATTCGAAAGGGatagttcacacataatgctcaATGTTATGTGCATTATTGTTATAATGCACAAGTGTTATATGTGAAATAGGAATCACGGCTTATGGCAAACAGTTTGTAGCTATAAAAAACAGCTTCATAGCCCATAGTCTGAAGCGAGCATGCTTGGTAACCACCATTGATTGTTGCAAGCTAGGATTCCTAGTTTGCGCATAGCACAAAGCAGAGATTCTGTATGTCCAATTAAGCCTCATTCAACTAGTTTACATACAACAAGAAATTCATCTGAGTCTGACAAGTATTTTGTCTCCTTCCTTTAACAAGGATAGCAATCCCAAAGATATTCAAGGATTTGTCTTATATCAACCGCAATGCACCTGATATTTTGTTCCCAGCTGCCAGTGGATGTTCAACCCTACTTTTGGGCATCTCAGACAAACATATTTCCTAGCTATATGTCAGGGATCAAATTTGGTAATTCTTACATGCCAAAGCAGGCATTCACTGTCCACTTTCCCTCCATTAccttaaaagagagagatgaaatgGAAAAAAGCTTCAACAATGGCCGGAAGAGATAAGTCTTCATTtctgaaaggaaagaaacaaaaaatggaaCAGAGACGTTGAAGCAGGCCTGTCTGGACCACAAAGCAGGGCAAGACTGGTTAGGCTGCATCACATACCtgagaagctgctgggagagatccaTCTTACCAGCTGCAGGACCTGTGACTGACAGCAGCAGCCATCCCAGAAGCGCAGACTCTTCCACAAGAATTCTTCGCAGGCCAAGAAACCCCTCTGAAAGGCACAACTGACACTGCTAAAGATTACTGAAAGCCAGCCCTTGTCATGCATCCAGCCCGAGTGCCCTTTCATAGCATAAAATATTTAAGAAGGCCAAGACAGATAACTTCTGTACTTCGCTAGTGATAGCAAAAGTTTCTAATAATTCAAGTGATTTTCTCTGGCCCAAGAGCCTCTACCGTTCCTCCTAAAAAGCAGATCCCAACTTACTTTTGTTCATGCCACTCTTTTCTGCTTCCCAGTTTGCCTTCTTCAGGAACCCTATTTCTTGACTGCACAGATTTAGGCTGTGTCACTCACCACCTGCCCCTGGATACCCTCCCTGTTTCCTTCATCATGCAGCTCTTAGGAGAAAATACTGAGAGGTGCAATTTGGCCTTCACTGTCCTTTGATAAGGAAGCCCCACAGCTGTGTAATTAATTTGGATAGCAACAtgactgtgagggacagaagttacaggcaggtccctcccatcttaagtaccagctcgtcGCCCAGCGCTAgtgctagtggggagggagatatctccagcggagactcaggaagtggtgaccgaggctcaggcaaggtgcccatgcccagtgtgggaagggaagtgggaggcaagggaagaaggccaatcccgccgaccccggaattgcgcaggaaacgacgggggcggagattcagtatccctagactactttgctggaagaaaacgcgcgaacctccattcggaggttctgacccctaactgacaacatgtacatagcactgttctgcactgtaaataatcagcactaaataaaaggatgaaaagacaacgctttgaggagtcgttactctagagtagccgctaccgcgtctGTGACAATGACTTTCAATAGAAGAGTGTTTTACTCATGGTTTATTAGGGTTTTCACATTACTACAACAGAACAGTACAGTCCCTTCGTCTCCTCCCATGCTACAGTATTTTCATTTCTGACATACCATTATTTAACATCCTACTAACAGAATATTGATGTTTTAGTCAAGGCATACAATGGTGGTGGACAAAAGACAATGTCCAAGGAATGATGGGATGAGAATCACACCTGAACTAACCTGCAAGAAACACTCtgctgttatgaaaaatgtaccccaaaatgcgttgccttttaagaaggacagacgcgggtcggaagctccaaaatttgcactaagttcagctccgccgggaaaatgacagagaccacacgatgctgtcaggaaaaacaaactgatccctttattgcagaatgcaaagctacagctgtagggtccctgcctctggaaagaagtaaggaaccccgggaaatggtaaagtccccttatataccctcctgtccctgcatggaaatctctggactgggagggagggggagacaagggcgacgggtgggggatcggattagctgggtgcggagatgactttcctttcagatggagagatgtcaatcgctcttctcctgtcgctgatggtgctccctgttgtttggcaggaagggcaatcagtcgagatgggtgcagaggtggggcagttcctggcaatttccgtggggtggaagtccgcccggcaggtgttttcctccaggccatggaagggtgggctacgttgaggatggcaatttatttgaataaagttgttccagctaatccctctattgtccgtgtgtccttgaatgggtatagggtggtagtagggcaaggttcaggtgggttgggatcatacagggttcctacagaaaatatacctggaaaacatacctaatacagggatttctaattaaaaggtagcagtcctgacatatacagttctaagatataaaacagcaattctaatacagagagatactagcaattctaatacagaggcagcggatagagatttcatggtaagagaacatataataggctgtattattaacttgagtagaaaagtgtcactttggatttgggcggtttccccccctccttcttctggaaacattgttttgttctgggcggaggggaggtggagaggggaaatgtgtgagtttatgctaactgttgtgcatatgcagatccttaaaccttccttcaggcagggtcgcgtcctagcgggaggggtggggagacagggaagatggcattgaacaggattctgggtattgcagctgtcaaattctgtcacccctctctgttcattaataatggtgtcctgcaaaccccccccccccaatatgaattTATAACACTGCTTTGAAGACTTCCTCTAAGAAGACCTTGAAGTTCAATTCACCATCCTGGTTCATCCTCTTGTACCAAGGGCATCCTGAATCATGAGACACAGGGGTAAAACATTGCTTATCCTCCAAGTTTTTATTCTCTGACATCCCCAAGTTTTCACCACCCATTTTGCCTTGGCACAGCTGAGGTACACGGagatggtgacctgtatctgtgCAGTACCAAGTCAAATATTTGGAGTGGGGACGGACTCATAAGATGAAATGCTTCTCTGTATAAGAAAAATGTTCTGCAGATAAAAAACTAGCATATTAGGTTAAAACTCAGCTCTCCAAGATCTATAATGCAGCAGAACAATCAATCATGTGAGCTCTCACATCTCAGAGACAAAATTATCTCTGCGAGAACTAGGCCTTAGCCTAGACCTAAGGCATCAGTTCCCTCCTATGTGGGAATCAAATTAGTCTCCCTACCTTCTTTTAATGTATGAGCCATCCAGTAATGCATCCTCCTAGAGATGGATTTATCTTTGAGACTGAAGCAGTGGAGCAACAGAGGATTGCCTATCACCGAGCCTATTTGGGCTGGAGGCTGGAAGAGAAGCCAGAAAAAACTGTTCAGAAGGGAACACAAAAACTCAGACTTCCGGTGCTCTCTGCCACGATGAAAGCAAATCCCACGTTAGCGGAGTCTGTTCGTGGAACGTAAACCAGGACTAATTGAAGAGTAATTGTCCTTGCAAGGCACCACCAGGGTTGGGGTGTATGTGTGAGCTCCACTCGCAGATCATCTGATACCTGGCTCCTGTCCCAAAATGGAAGGCGGGGAGCAAGAGACGCTGAGTGCAAAGCATTTTGCATACTGGAAACCCTCTGATGCAGTATCTTAGAAAGAAAAATTACAGACATGCGCTGGATTAATGGGACAAGATAACCTGCTAAATGAATCAGCCACTGAGTGGTAACGTTTTTATTTGGAGAGAACTGGGgtatgatgggggaggggagccttTAGCCTTTCTTAAGATATTATGTGTGCTGCTTTGATGATTTGGCAAACCTCCCCCTGAATATTAATGGATTGATAAATGGGAGATCAATGACAAGATAATATTTATGGATCATTACAAAAACAGGACTGTGCTAGAATATTGTTTTGATGTAAAGCTTCGATCTTTCACTGAACTGCAATTAAGATTATGCCTTTTGAAGATCTACCACAGCTCTGGAGGGACGCCAGATCGTTCAGGGATGGATGGGAAAGTTTAGTTGGAGACCTGCCTGGGGCTCTGGTGGGACACCAGTCTTTTTTAGTCTTCGACAAACAAAGAGGGCGAATGTGACGCAGTGAAAATTAGCCCCTGAAAGCAGAGCAGTGAGAGCCAGAGAAGCTGTATTTGAAGGATTACAACAGgaaaaatgaagaaacaaaagggaaataaatatctCACACAGAAAATTCACAGGATATCGACTCCTCTTGcggaaataaaatttattaaataagtACTTACGAATGAAAGTTAATAAACCAGTGGCTGTTAAATTAAGGATTAAGATCATAATTGTTGTAATTGGATTAACCAAGATCaaggaagcagaaagaaataAGACTGGAGTACCCTGAAATTCAACACATGGGAAGTGACtcaaaattgtttaatttggtatttgaataaTTGgtcttttaattgtatttgtgagggacagaacgtacaggcaggtccctcccatcttaaacagCAGCTCATCACCCAATGGGAGCgctagtggggaggaagagatctccagcggagattcaggaagtggtgtccggggctcaggcaaggtagcggagcccatgcccagtgtgggaagggaagtgggaaacaAAGGAAGGAGACCAGTCCCCCCGACCCcggaactgaggaggaggagaaggggtcggagattcagtatgccgagattactttgctggaggaaaacgcgtgaatctccattcggaggttctgcccTGTAACgaacaacatgtacatagtactgctctgcactgtaaataatcagcactaaataaaagcatgaaaagacaacgcctggaggagtcgttactctagagtagccaccaacgcgcctgtgacagcaacctccgaatctttctggctactttggagttgccgcgaTGAGTGCGGAGGAGACAGCacactggcggcaggaggccgaGAAGATGAAGCAGGAGTTGCAGACCCTGGCAGCGCAGGCTCAGCAGCAGTTGAACCTCGCCAAAGAGGAATCGCGCAGAACGCAGGAGGAGCTACTGAAAGCAgtggagcaggtgagagcgaaagatgaaacTGAGAGGCAGCTGAGGACCATAGTGGCAGATCTGCAAGGCAAATTGGACGCGGAGAAAGCAGCGAGAGGCaggggggcgccccagccacaAATACTACCAGTGCGGAGGGGGCAAGCCCTAGTAACCAAGTTTAACGGAGACCCCAAGGAATACTTAGGATTTGAGACTGAAATTAACTACGCGCTGGAACTGCATGACGCAGAGTTTCcggatgatgcgcacagagtctcTTATATCGTGGAACACTTGACCGGGGGTGCAAGAGAATGGGTCAGGCCGTTAATCGCGTCAAAAAATTCTTCCATGAAGAATGTAAAATTATTCTTAGAAGCCTTAAAAGTAATGTATGCCAGTGACAGTGAGATGGAGGCGACTAAGGAGGAGCTGCACAATTTGACGCAGGGAAAAATGACGGTCAGAGAATTCTGGGCGAAGTTTACCATGCTGGTTCACAAACTTGGGTGGGATTAGCACAGTGACCCAGTGCAGtctgccttctacctgggtttgcatgcagacgtgaaggatgaactcttGAGGGGGCCAAAGCCACAAAACATGGATCAATTGAGTAAAGCAGCattagcggtgggggtgaggcaagaatcccggtggaacgacaaacAGGCGACGCGCGCAACCCGACCTTGGTTCTCACGCTCGCAGGAGAGGCAGCATCACCAGCCTCCTCCCCAagccccgccccaagccccacccAGGGCCGTCCCAGATccggaacccatgcaaattgatggagcgcgcgcgggggcttttcaaaccccagcggcgccaagacgcaaggagggaaggggcgggaactgcttcctATGCAACTCCCCCAGCCACCTCGTCAGAAGCTGCccgcatcgcagggaatggcaagggaaggcgggaacagtcgtgcccccccccaactgagtcACCGCAGatgcagggaaacgagacagcctggctgcaggagacaaggggcagcagccaggcgcaagcAACGAACGAcatccccaacccacccacccgtgcACAGCGGAACaccgccagcccaccccccaccccagagcaggggtggttctagaagtgacgctaacactCCCAAATGGGTACCCCCTGACGGTTTTCGACCTAATTGACAGCGGAGCTtctgccaacttcttttcgagggaatttgcagaagcacaccagatccaacttctgcagctggactttcccctgcacgtctccaccattgacggcagggagttgctgggaggggccatcacccaccaaaccccccccccatgagaatgacggtgggaaggcactcagagacgctagcattcaatgtcaccaccatctcagacccccccccatcgtgctgggaatgagctggctggcacgccacgacccgtccatcagttggcaccagagatgcatcacgtttgggtctgacttttgtctggaacattgcatgcagcgccaaccaggggaggggccgccgatagccacggtggccaccatgcacgtcaagggggggggaggcaatcccCAAACCGtattgggacctgcaggaggtctttagcgaagcggagtccgaccacctgcccccgcacaggtcgtttgactgtcagatcaacctggtgccaggggccacgctacccccagctaagctgtactccatgtcggatcaggaactggaggatctgcgtgcgttcatcgacaagaacctcaagagggggttcatcagagagaGCAAGGccgcagggggcagcccagtcttctgggtggacaaaaaGGACACgtcacagcgccgcctggtggtggacttCAGAAggctgaacagcatgacggaaccggtggccttcccaatgcccagagtggacgatctgctgacagcggcacgcaggggcaagatctttaccaagctcgacctgaggggggcgtacaacttgatcaggatccgggaaggcgatgagtggaaaaccacgatgttcacgcatCTGGggtcttttgaatatctggtgatgccctttggtttgcaagggggctcagcatgcttccaggcattcatgcaccacgtcctgggctccctcctcttcaagaactgtttggtctttttagatgacatccttatttactccaatgaccccgtgcagcacgtgaaggatgtcagggaggtcttGCAGTGCCTGagggagcaccacctgtatgtgaagctggagaaatgcaggtttcacaccaaggaggtagacttcctgggctacaagctgtccgacaaggggctagcgatggacaaggacaaggtgcaggccatcctggactggcacagcccaaggactcgcaaggatgcccaacgcctactgggctttgccaacttctacaggaaattcatcaagaatttctcccgcgtcacggctcccatcactgactgcctgagaggcaagcagaagttcaggtggacaccagaggcccAGGCAGCGTTCGAGGGCCtgaagagagtgttcgcctcagaccagaacttgttccacgtggtgcaggatgcacccCTGCGCGTCGAGACTGACGCTTCGGACAGAGCTGTGGGCGCGAtcctactgcaactggatgccaacagagagtggagaccctgtgcctttttctccaggaagctgagccagcccgagcgcaactacacggttttCGACAAGGAACTTTTGGCGATAcacgctgcgtttaaacactggcgCCACTTCCTGGTGGGAGCCAAGCACCCCAtacaggtgtgcacggaccataagaacctggagttctggagaacagccagggtgctcaatcagcggcagatacggtgggcagagttattctcgcacttcaacttctccatccactacataccgggggagcaaaacgtcagggcggatgccctctcccgcaagccggagtacatggaggaggagttgccaccagcaccccggcacatttttcCCCCATCGGCATGGACATGTGGGGCAGCAGTAGTGAGTGAGGCCGAACTCACAGCCCTGACAGCAGgggatgagttcgccacccgcatcttcagagagctacaAGGGGTGAGGGGGCAACCGAAGGACTTTGAAGAACGTAGGGGGCTACTCTTTTataagggagccctgtacctgcccaccacccagctcagagggAAGGTACTCAAGCAGATGCATGACAACCCGACGGCCGGCCACTTTGGTAGGGACAAAACCacgcacttagtcatgagacacttttgGTGGCCGGGGGTGAGGGAGGACATTCAGGATTACGTGAgaggctgtgacacctgccagagggCCAAGGTAGTCAGGGCAGCGCCAGCAGGGTTACTGGAACCCCTACCCACCCCCCACAAGCCGTGGGAGGGCctctccatggacttcatcaccgacctgccttcatccaggggcaagacggcagtgttggtggtggtggacctcttcaccaaaatgtgccacttcatACACTGTGCGAGGGCTGTCTCGGCGGAAGAGACTGCCAAACTGTTCGTGGACCACGTTTTTCGGTTGCACGGATTGCCCTTGAGGGTTATATCAGATAGGgggcgccaatttgtttccaggttctggcgcaggctcatgaacctcctgcaggtagAGGTCAGCCTATCCACGgcaagacacccgcagaccaacggacaggcggagcgggccaACGCGATCCTTCAGCAGTACCTGAGGTGTTATGTCAGCCAGCGACAGACAGACTGGGTAGATCGCCTGCCG is part of the Zootoca vivipara chromosome W, rZooViv1.1, whole genome shotgun sequence genome and encodes:
- the LOC132591439 gene encoding centromere protein I-like isoform X2, whose translation is MKGHSGWMHDKGWLSVIFSSVSCAFQRGFLACEEFLWKSLRFWDGCCCQSQVLQLVRWISPSSFSEMKTYLFRPLLKLFSISSLSFKYEVLESLRELLLNVLNCHKQADIATESNVDVLNTTQLDLISSFIHFVNRLSTVGLCLENNSTWLMNVILDFYETVSDTYLKYNLPLFMMLPAGVFYPALLSMNSATLDQLCYIMYRCRINLVAAKENSKIKKGRR
- the LOC132591439 gene encoding centromere protein I-like isoform X1, with translation MKGHSGWMHDKGWLSVIFSSVSCAFQRGFLACEEFLWKSLRFWDGCCCQSQVLQLVRWISPSSFSEMKTYLFRPLLKLFSISSLSFKYEVLESLRELLLNVLNCHKQADIATESNVDVLNTTQLDLISSFIHFVNRLSTVGLCLENNSTWLMNVILDFYETVSDTYLKYNLPLFMMLPAGVFYPALLSMNSATLDQLCYIMYRCRINLVAAKENSKIKKVQQIRCLMANAWIGTNTVYSMAPSSEI